GACCTATACTTGACCCCTGTGCGGTTCGCCCGGACCGCGCTGAAAGGCCACTACGACTGTGCAGATCCTCGAGTTCGTCCTGCAGGTGCTCCTCGGCATCACGAGCCTCCTGCTGACCCTCCTCATCCTCCTTCACAAGGGACGCGGTGGGGGGCTCTCCGATATGTTCGGGGGAGGGATGACCTCGGCTCTGGGATCGTCGGGACTCGCCGAGCGCAACTTGAACCGCTTCACGGTGGTCCTCGCTCTGGCGTGGTTCGCCTCCATCGTGGCCCTCGGCCTCATCACCAAGTTCCAGGGACTGTAAGACATGGCAACCGGAGGAAATGCGATCCGCGGCACCCGAGTCGGTGCCGGCCCGATGGGCGAGCAGGATCACGGTTATCACGCAGAGCGCATCGCCGTTTCGTACTGGGACGCGCTGGGCAACGAGACGGTTCGATACTTCGCCGCCGGAATCCCCGACGAGGAGATCCCCGAGACGATCGACTCGCCGCACTCCGGTCTTCCGGCCGGGCGTGACCGCGAGAACCCGCCGGCGGTGGCCAAGACCGAGCCGTACAAGACGCACCTGGCGTATGTGAAGGAGCGTCGCACCGAGGAAGAGGCCGACGCCCTCCTCGAAGACGCGCTGAACCAGCTCCGCGAGCGTCGCGGCCAGTAGACCTGCGCCGGCGGCGGTGCCGGGACTCTCAGTAGTCCTGGTCGATCAGCTCGGGCGGCACCTGGGCAGCGGCTGCCTGGTCGACGAAGAACACCGTGCGCCGGGTGCCCTTCGCACCCGCGGCGGGGACGCTGGGGTAGCTCGCCCCTGCGAGGGCGAGACCGAGCGCGGACGCCTTGTCAGCGCCCGACAGCACGAGCCAGACCCGCTGTGACGAGTTGATCACCGGCCGGGTGAAGGTGAGCCGCTGCGACGGCGGCTTGGGCGAGTCGCGCACGGCGACCACCGATGCGTCGGTGACGAGGATCTCGGGGCGGTCGGGGAAGAGCGATGCGATGTGACCGTCGGGTCCGACGCCGAGGAAGCTGATGTCGAAGGTCGGCCACTGCGGATGATCCGACGTGCCGTACCGCGCGAGCTCGGCGGCATACGCCGCGGCCGCTTCGTCGAGGTCCAGACCCTCGTCGCTGGCCGGAGCGGCGTGGACGTGCGCACCCGGGAGAGCGTTCAGCAGAGCCTCCCTGCTCTGACGCTCGTTGCGCTCGGGGTGGAACCGTCGCACGAAACGCTCGTCGCTCCACCAGAAGTGCACCCGCGTCCAGTCGATCGGGTACCGGAGAGCCTTCGCAGCGGCGGCACGCAGCACGGCGGCGCCGCTGACACCGCCCGTCAGGGCGACATGGACATCTCGGGACGCCGACTTCTTCGCTACCCGGGTGAGGAAACGCTCGGCGACGGAGTCGGCCAGCGCGGCAGCGTCGGAGGTGATGACGACGCGCTTCTCGCCGGACGAATCAGTCATGTGTCTCCTGCGTCGTAGGCGGATCGAGAAGCGCCCAGCCCTCGGTGATCACTCGACCGTACAGGACATCGGGGTCCAGGCGGCGCAGCTCCTCGGCGAGGCACTCCCGGAGGCTCCGCCGGGGGAACGCGAGATCGTGCTGGGGCTGACCAGGCTGTGTGAGCAGCGCCACGGCGGGACTCGGTCGCTCCAGGACGACATCACCGCTTTCACGCACGAGGGTCACCGACTTGATGCCGTGCGGCCACTCCGCGGTGGGGAGGTAGCCCCAGTCGACGGGCACATCGAGGGCGAGACGCAGCCATGCGGCGAGGAGCGCCGTAGAAGGCGAGTCTGACGCGCCACGGACGGTGATGCTCGTGACGGTCTCGAACGGCGGCTGATCGAGGATCGCCGCCAGCTGTTCCCGCCAGCGGGTGAGGCGGGTCCACGCGAGGTCGGTGTCCCCTGGCCGGTACTTCTCGCCGAGGGAGGCGACCCACGCCGACGGATCGGGCTTGGTTGCCGCATCGGTGATGCGTCGCTGAGCGATCTTTCCGATCGAGGTCTGCGAGGGGATGTCCGGGGTGTCATCCGGCCACCACACCACGACCGGCGCGTCCGGGAGAAGCAGCCCCGTGACGAGACTCTCGAGGTTCGTCGAGCCCGCCTCGCCGAGGGCATGCAGGGTCACGACCTCGCTGGCACCGGCATCGCCGCCGACGCGGATCTGCGCGTCCAGCCGCGGCGGGGAGTCTTCACCATTCGTCATCACGACGATGACGCGCATCGGATGCTCACGCGAGGCGGCATTGGCGACGTCGATGACGTCTTCCTGAGCTCCCTGGCGGGTGACGATGATGAGGGTCAGGACGCGTCCGAGGGCGACCGCGCCGCCCTCCTCCCGGACGTTGACGAGGGCGCGCGAGATCTTGCTGACGGTGGTGTCGGGCAGGTCGACGATCATGGACGCCTCCAGGTGCGGCCGTCGCGGGCGAGCATCGCCTCGGCGGATTCCGGGCCCCATGAGCCCGGGGAATACTGCTCGAGCGGTCCCTCCTGGGCGGCCCAGAACTGTTCGATGGGATCGAGGATCCGCCACGACAGTTCCACTTCCTCGTGCCGAGGGAACAGCGGCGGGTCACCCAGCAGGACGTCGAGGATGAGGCGTTCGTACGCCTCGGGGCTCGCCTCGGTGAAGGCGTGGCCGTAGCCGAAGTCCATCGTGACGTCTCGGACCTGCAGGCCCGCGCCCGGCACCTTCGACCCGAACCGGATGGTCACGCCCTCATCGGGCTGCACCCGGATCACCAGGGCGTTCTGGCCGAGACCCGAGGTCTGGTTGCGCGAGAACAGCAGTTCGGGTGCGCGTTTGAACACCACCGCGATCTCCGTGACGCGGCGCCCGAGACGTTTCCCGGTACGCAGGTAGAACGGCACCCCCGCCCACCGGCGCGTGTTGACCTCGAGGGTGATGGCGGCGTAGGTCTCGGTGGTGGACTCGGGGTTCATCCCCTCTTCCTCCAGGAATCCCAGGACCCGTTCGCCACCCTGCCAGCCGCCGGCGTACTGACCGCGCGCGGTGGAGCGGGCCAGGTCTTCGGGCAGGGTCACCGCGGCGAGCACCTTCTCCTTCTCCGCGCGCAGATGCTGGGCGTCGAACGAGATCGGCTCTTCCATCGCGGTGAGCGCGAGGAGCTGCAGGAGGTGGTTCTGGATGACGTCGCGCGCTGCGCCGATCCCGTCGTAGTAGCCGGCGCGACCGCCCACACCGATGTCTTCGGCCATGGTGATCTGCACGTGGTCGACGTAGTTGCGATTCCAGATGGGCTCGTACAGCTCGTTGGCGAAACGCAGGGCCAGGATGTTCTGGACCGTCTCCTTGCCGAGGTAGTGGTCGATCCGGAAGATCGAGTCGGTCGGAAACGCGCTCCGCAATGCGTCGTTGAGAGCCTGAGCCGAGGCCAGATCGTGTCCGAAGGGCTTCTCGATCACCACGCGCCGCCACCGCTCGGGGCGGTCGGCGGTGTCGTCGACGAGTCCCGATGCCTTCAGCTGCTCGGCGACGACCGGGAAATCCTTCGGCGGGATCGAGAGGTAGAACGCATGATTGCCCATGGTTCCACGCTCGGCATCGAGCTGATCCACCGTCTCACGCAGGCGACGGAACGCGTCGGCGTCGCCGAACTCGCCCGAGACGAACCGGATGCCTTCCAGCAGCTGCGCCCAGGTCTCCTCACGGAATTCCGTCCGGGCGTTCGCGCGCACGGCGTCGTAGACGACCTGGGCGAAGTCCTGGTCCTCCCAGTCGCGGCGGGCGAAACCGACCAGCGCGAACCCCGGAGGCAGGAGCCCGCGGTTCGCGAGGTCGTAGACCGCGGGCATCAGCTTCTTGCGGGAGAGGTCGCCGGTCACACCGAAGATCACCAGGGCGCTCGGCCCCGCGATGCGGTTCAAGCGCCGGTCTTCAGGGTCGCGGAGGGGATTGCTTCCGCGGGAGATCTCGACACCCGACGCTGCTGCGCCGCTGCTCGATCCGGGGATCTCGTCGGTCATGAACGTCCTACTGGGCGGCTTCGAACAGGGAGAGGACCTCGGCCTGCGGGTCGGTCAGCGTGAGCGTCACGACCGGGCGGCCGTGACCGTCGGCCAGCACGCTCGCGTCACCGGCGGCCTGTGCCTGGATCAGCTGGCCGAAGGTGAAGGGGCGGCCGGGGATCTCGAGGTCGACATCGGTCTGCTCGAGGATCTGCAGGTACACCCCCGTCGCGGGCCCGCCCTTGTGGTACTGACCGGTCGAGTGCAGGAACCGCGGACCCCAGCCGAAAGTGGTCGGGCGACCGGAGTCGGCGGCGACCAGCTCGCGGAGACCCTGCAGCTGCGGCAGGTCGAGTCGGTTGACGTACGCCTGAATGGAGACGTAGCCATCGGCGGGAAGCTGCGCCCACAGGGCATCGAGCACGCCGGCGACCGTTCCGGATGCCGCGAGCGCGGGGTCGGAGACCCGCACCTCCACGCCGTCCAGGGTGAAGGCGGGTGCCGAAGGCTCCGGGCGTGCGTCGAGCAGACCGCGGGCGGCGGTCTTGGCCGACTCCACATCAGGCTGGTCGAAGGGGTTGATCCCCAGCATCCGTCCCGCGATCGCCGTGGCGTACTCCCACACCATGAACTGCGCGCCGAGCGAACCGCTGACGAGGATCTCGCCCTCGTGACGCTCACGCAGGTGGAAGGTGCCGGCCTCGTCGACCAGGCGCACGATCTGCAGGTCGTCGGGTCGGGAGTCGAGCTCAGGCGAGACGGGGAGGAGGACGACCGGGAGGATGCCGGTGCCCTGCTTGCCGGTCGATTCGGCGATGAGCTGTTCGATCCAGTCGGGGAGTCCGACGATGTGGGTTCCGTCGGTGACCAGGCCCAGCTTGTCGCGTCGCGGGGTTCCCCCGGCGATCGCCGCGGCCAGGATGAGCGCGGGATTCTCGGGACTGTCGACGGCGACTTCGAGGAGCGTGGCCTCGGCTTCGTCGAGCAGCTCGCCGATGTCCACGCCCGCCAGCCCCGCCGGCACGAGGCCGAAGGCGGTCAGTGCCGAGTAGCGACCACCGACCTCGGGGTCGGCGTTGAAGACGCGGTAGCCCTCGGCGCGCCCGGACTGATCCAGCGGCGATCCGGGATCGGTGACGATGACGATCCGCTCGGTCGGGTCGATCCCGAGGTCGCGGAAGGCTGCCTCGAAGGTGCGCTTGGCCGAGTCGGTCTCGACCGTCGACCCCGACTTCGAGGACACCACGAGCACGGTCTGCGAGAGGCCGCCGGCCTCGCTGTCGCCGTCGAGCGCCGCGAGAACCTGGCCGGGGGCGGTGGAGTCGAGGATCACCAGGGGGACCCCCGAGGTCTGCGCGATCACCTCGGGGGCGAGGGAGGAGCCGCCCATTCCCGCGAGCACCACGCGGGTGACTCCCCGCGAGCGCAGCTCGTCGCGAAGGGCTGTGATCTCGGCGACGAGCGGACGCGACACCGATACCGCCTGCACCCAGCCGAGGCGCTTGGATGCCTCGGACTCCGCATCCGGACCCCACAGCGACGCATCGCCGGCGGTGATCCCCGACGCGACCAGGCTGGCGACCAGGCCCGGGAGCGTCTCGTCGACGACGGACTTGACACGCCCCGAGAGGTGGATGTCGAAGCTCACTGAGCCGCCTCCTCGACGCTGGCGGGCGCCGCCTCGAGAGCCGCCGCCACCGTTCCCTGCAGCTCGTGCCAGGAGGCGATGAACTTCTCCACGCCCTCCTTCTCCAGAACATCGGTGACGTCGTCGAAGTCGACGCCGACGGCCTTCAGCTGATCGAAGACCGCGTGCGCGTCGGCGTAGTTGCCGGTGACGGTGTCGCCGGTCACCTCGCCGTGGTCGAAGGTGGCCTCGAGCGTCTTCTCCGGCATCGTGTTCACGGTGCCGGGCGCGACGAGCTCGGTCACGTAAAGGGTGTCGGGGAGGGCCGGATCCTTGACGCCCGTCGACGCCCAGAGGGGACGCTGGACGCGGGCTCCCGCCTCGAGGAGCGCGGTCGCGCGATCGGTCGCGAACTCCCGCTCGTACAGTTCGTACGCCAGTCGCGCGTTGGCCACGCCGGCTCGGGACTTCAGCGCCCGCGCCTCATCGGTGCCGATCGACTCGAGGCGCTTGTCGACCTCGGTGTCCACGCGCGACACGAAGAACGACGCGACGGAGTGGATGGCGGAGATGTCGTGCCCGGCCTCCCGTGCCTTCTCGATACCCGAGAGGTAGGCGTCGATGACGGCGGCGTAGCGCTCCAGGCTGAAGATCAGGGTGACGTTGACCGAGATCCCCTCCGCGAGCACCTCGGTGATCGCGGGAAGACCCGCGAGGGTCGCGGGGATCTTGATGTGGACGTTGGGGCGGTCCACCCGGTCCCACAGCTTCTTGGCCTCTGCCACCGTCGCAGCGGTGTCGTGCGCGAGGTCGGGGGAGACCTCGATCGAGACGCGGCCGTCGACCCCGTCGGTGGCGTCGAAGACCGGCCGCAGGATGTCGGCGGCCGAGCGGACGTCATCCGTCGTGATCTCGAAGATGGTGCGGTCGACGTCCGCCCCGTCGTCGGAGAGCGCCGTGACCTGCGCCTCGTAGTCCTCGCCCTTGGCGAGGGCGCCGGCGAAGATCGTCGGATTGGTGGTGACGCCGCTGACGTTGCGGCTCTCGATCAGACCGGCCAGGTTGCCGGATTCGATGCGCTGGCGGGACAGGTCGTCCAGCCAGATGCTGACGCCCTCTTCGACAAGACGTGCGGTGGGGGTGGTCATCAGGATCTCCTCAGTGCCTCGGGGGCTCAAGAGCGCGGTGGCTCGGTGGATCAGTGGGCGGCGGCCGCGGCCGCGATGGTCTCACGGGCCGCCTCGACGACGGCCTCGGCGGTGATGCCGAATTTCTCGAACAGCGTCTTGTAGTCCGCCGACGCGCCGAAGTGCTCGATCGACACCGAGCGCCCACGATCGCCGACGATGCCGCGCCAGGGCAGGGCGATGCCCGCCTCGACCGAGACCCGAGCGGTCACGGCGGAGGGGAGCACCGATTCGCGGTAGGCCTCGTCCTGCTCGGCGAACCACTCCAGCGACGGAGCCGACACGACGCGGGCGTTCACGCCCTCGCCACGCAGCGTCTCGCGCGCAGCCACGGCCAGCTGCACCTCGGAGCCCGTCGCGATCAGGATCACGTCGGGGCGTCCGTCAGGAGCATCGGCCAAGACGTACGCGCCGCGTGCGGCGCCGTCGGCCGAGGCGAGGGTGTCGCCCGAGGCTTCGCCCTCCCCACGCTCGAACACCGGGATGTTCTGACGGGTCAGTGCGAGGCCCGCAGGGCCGGCGTGGCGACGCAGCAGCTCCAGCCACACCACGGCGGTCTCGTTGGCGTCGGCCGGGCGGACCAGGGTGAAGTTGGGGATGGCGCGCAGCGCGGCGAGCTGCTCGATCGGCTGGTGCGTGGGACCGTCCTCGCCGAGCGCGACGGAGTCGTGGGTCCACACGAACAGCGACGGGATGTTCATCAGGGCGGCCAGGCGCACCGACGGGCGCATGTAGTCGCTGAAGATGAGGAACGTCCCGCCGAAGGCGCGGGTCGGACCGTGGAGCACGATGCCGTTGATGATCGCGCCCATCGCGTGCTCGCGGATTCCGAAGTGCAGTACACGGCCGTACGGGTCGCCCGACCACTCGTGCGTGGACCAGACCTCGGGGATGAAGGACTTGGCGTCCTTGATCGTCGTGAGGTTCGACTCGGCGAGGTCGGCGGAGCCGCCCCAGAGCTCGGGGAGCTGTGCGGCCAGGGCGTTGATGACCTGACCGGAGGCCGCGCGGGTGGAGACGTCCTTGCCGGCGGCGAACACCGGCAGAGCGTCGCGGATGTCACCGGGGAGCTCCCGCGCCTGGATGCGGTCCCAGAGGGCCTTGCGCTCGGGGTGGGCTGCGGCCCAGGCGTCGAACTTCTCCTGCCACGCGGTGCGCGCCGCGGCGCCGCGCTCTCGCAGCGAGCGGGTGTGGGTGAGCACGTCGTCGGGCACCTCGAACGTCTCGTCCGGGTTCCAGCCGAGCACCTCCTTGGTGGCGCGCAGTTCGTCGGCGCCGAGGGCCGAGCCGTGGATCTTGCCGGTGTTCTGCTTGCCGGGGGAGGGCCAGCCGATGATGGTCTTCAGGATGATGATCGACGGTCGGTCGGTCTCGCCCTTGGCCTGCTCGATCGCGTCGTAGAGCGCGGCGGCGTCTTCGACGTACTGTCCGGTCTTCTTCCAGTCGACCGTCTGCACGTGCCATCCGTATGACTCGTAGCGCTTCGCTACGTCTTCGGTGAAAGCGACGTTGGTGTCGTCCTCGATCGAGATCTGGTTGGAGTCGTAGATGACGACCAGGTTGCCGAGGTTCTGGTGCCCCGCCAGCGACGACGCCTCGGATGTGACGCCCTCCTGCAGGTCTCCATCGGAGGCGATGACGTAGATGTGGTGGTCGAAGGGGGATTCGCCCGCCGGGGTCTCGGGGTCGAACAGCCCGCGCTCGAAGCGCTGCGCATAGGCGAAGCCGACCGAAGAGGCCAGGCCCTGTCCGAGCGGACCCGTGGTGATCTCCACGCCGTCGGTGTGACCGAACTCGGGGTGACCCGGGGTCTTCGACCCCCAGGTCCGCAGCGCCTTCAGATCGTCGAGCTCGAGCCCGAAACCGCCGAGGTACAGCTGCACGTACTGCGTCAGCGAGCTGTGGCCGGCGGAGAGGATGAAGCGGTCACGGCCCGGCCAGTGCGTCTCGGCCGGGTCGTGGTTCATCACCCGCTGGTACAGCAGGTACGCCGCCGGGGCCAGGCTCATCGCGGTGCCGGGATGACCGTTTCCGACCTTCTCCACGGCGTCCGCCGCCAGGACTCGGGCGGTGTCCACCGCGCGTCGATCGATCTCTTCCCACCGCAGTGCCGACACCCGGGCCGCCTTTCTCGAAGGTGCGTCCCGACGCCAGGCAATCCACGCCGAAGACCGGTGAGGTTCAGGGGATTGGGCGCGGGGCGCGCGTGTGGCTTCAGCATAGCGAAGCGGCACATCCGAGCGAGCGACTGTGACAGGCCGCGACGGGGGGTTGACATCCGCGGACATTCGCGACAGCTGCCTCGCGCCGGACGGAGCCCGCGCGCCATGACCTAGACTCGAGGGGGACTTTCTCGAGGCTCGCAACGGGGGACGATGGACATCTCAACGGCCGCCGGTGGCGCGATCACGCGTCACCGCCCGTCTCCGGGTCGTACCATCCGTGCGTACATCGCGCTGACCAAGCCTCGCGTCCTCGAGCTGCTGCTGGTCACCACGGTCCCGGTGATGATCCTCGCTCAGAACGGACTGCCGAACCTCTGGCTCGTCCTCGCGACCGTGATCGGCGGCTCGCTGAGCGCCGGGTCGGCCGCGGCGTTCAACATGTACCTCGACCGCGACATCGACGCCCACATGCAGCGCACCGAGAACCGTCCCCTGGTGACGGGGGAGGTCACCCCGCGCGGGGCGCTGGTGTTCGCCTGGTCGCTCGCCGTGGCATCCACTCTCTGGCTCCTGGTGACGACCAATCCGCTCGCCGCCGGCCTGTCGGCGGGTGCGATCTTCTTCTACGTCGTCATCTACACGATGATCCTCAAGCGCCGCACCGAGCAGAACATCGTCTGGGGCGGCATCGCCGGGTGCTTCCCGGTGCTGATCGGATGGACCGCGGTGACGGGGTCGCTGTCGTGGACGCCGTTCGTGCTGTTCCTGCTGGTGTTCCTGTGGACGCCGCCGCACTACTGGCCGCTGTCGATGAAGTACCGCGGTGACTACGCGGAGGTCGACGTGCCGATGCTCGGCGCGACCCGCACCGGCTCGCAGGTCGGGCTGCAGGTGATCCTCTACGCCTGGGCGACCGTGGCGTGCTCGCTGCTGCTGATCCCCGTCGCCGGGATGGGACTCGTCTACACCGTGTCGGCTGTGGTGTTCGGCGGCTGGTTCATCTACGAGTCGCACCGCCTGTACAACCGAGCGGTTCGTGGCACCGAGCCGCGACCCATGCGCGTCTTCCACGCCTCGATCTCGTACCTCACGCTGCTCTTCGTCGCGATCGCCGTCGACCCGCTCCTGCCCTTCTGACGCGCGGCGCGCCTCCTCCCGCGCGTCGGTGCCGCGGGGATCGAGCGTGCCACGGTTCGTTCGCGATATTCCGGCCGTGTGGAGGGCGATCGCCGAGTCTGAGAGGGCGTGAACCTCTCCTCCCCAACCGCTGACACCAGCGAGTCCTCCCCAGATTCGTCGCGGGCGCCCGGGCGGATGCGGCTCGGCAGCGAGGATCGTGGCGTGATCACTTCGAAGACGGCGAGGCAGTTCGATCAGATCGAGCGGATATCCCTTGCACGCGGCGGCGTCGTGCGGACCGCACGGCTTCTCGAAGAAGGGGTGAGCCGGCACACGCTGGCCACGGCGCGAGAGTCGGGTCTGCTGCTTCCCCTCCGTCGAGGATGGGTCGCTACGCCCGGCGCCGACGCGGAACTGGTTGCCGCCGCCCGATGGGGCGTCGTGCTGGCCTGCGTGACATCCGCCCGTCGTCACGGGCTCTGGGTGCTCGAGGAGGATCGCGCGCATGTGGCGTGCGCTCCCCATGCCACCGGCGCACGGCCCGATCGTGCAACGGTGCACTGGGCGAGGCCGCCGGTGCCGCGGCATCCGGACGACCTCGTCGACCCCCTTCCGAATGCTCTCGTGCTCGCTGCGTCGTGCCTCCCCCGCGAGGAGGCGCTCGTCATCTGGGAATCGGCCTTTCGACTGCGGATGATCGATGCGACGGTTCTCGGGCGGATGGCCCTCCCGCCCGCCTCTCGAGAGTTGCTGGCCCTCGCCCGCCCCTTCTCAGACTCGGGCTTGGAGACGCTCTTCATCGTGCGGCTGCGCTGGCTTCCGGTCGCCATCACACCCCAGGTCTGGCTGGCCGGGAAACCCGTCGACTTCCTCATCGGCGATCGACTCGTCGTCCAGATCGACGGCAGTCACCACGTCGGCGCGCAACGCGCCCGGGACAACGCCCACGACGCTGAGCTGATGCTCCTCGGCTACCACGTCCTTCGCGTCGGCTACGCCGAGATCGTCGAAGACTGGCCCGCCGTGCAGCGACGAATCCTCGATGCGGTCGCGCAGGGCCTGCACCTCGCTCGCTGACACGGAGATCTCCCTCCGCGCGGCCACCCTCGACCGATGCGTCCGAGGTTCGGCGAATCGCCGAGGAAGGGACGGAGGAAAGCGTGGGACGAACGAACAGCGACGCGCCCGCGAGGGTGGGAGGGCGCGGGGGCAGGAAGGCGGGGCAGGGAGGCGGGATCAGGCGCCGACGCCGGCGCGAGCCTCCGACGCGTCACGCGTGTCGACGGGCACGCCGCCGGTCACCGGTCGGGTCAGGTGAAGCACCACCGCGGTCATGGCTGCCGCCGTGAGCGCGGCGAGGACCATGTGGATGCCCACTGCGAGGATCGGCAGGCCGTTCCGGGCCTGGAAGAGCCCCACGGCGATCTGGATCAGCTCTGCCCCGAGCAGGATGATGCTCCATCGTGCGAGGAGAGGGGTGCGGTCGCGTTGCCGCCATGCGCCGACGACGAGGGCGATCGTCAGAGCGAACAGCACGTAGCTGGGCCATGCGTGGATGTGCTCGAGGAGTTCGGCGTCGAACCCGCTCCTGCCGGCGTCGGCGTCGCCCGAATGCGGGCCGGCCCCGGTGGTCAGGATGCCGAAGACGATCGTGACAGTCATGGCCGCGACCGCGGCTCTGGTCGTCCAGCGCAGCCACGCGGGGACGGCGGTTTCGCGTGGCAGATCGGGGCGGTTCATCCGGACGAGGAAGGCCGCGGTGACGCACACGAGGACGACGGAGACGACGTAATGGAAGCCGACGATGAACGGGTTCAGACCCGTCAGCACCGTGATCCCCCCGACGAGAGCCTGCGCGACGACACCGATCAGCACCACCCAGGCCAACATCACGAGGTCCTGCCGCGTCGACGTCGTGCGGACGGAGCGGATCGCAGCCGCGATCACCGCGGCGAGCAGGACGCCGTTGGCGAGCGGTCCCGCGGGGATGTCGAGGGCGATGCCGAGCGCCAGGGCTGCTCCCGCGCCCGCGATTCCGCCGGCAGCGAACCACAGGGTCGGCGCGAGTGCTCGGCGACCGCCGGTTCGCAGCACGATCAGAAGGACGACGGCCAGCGCGAGGATCCCCACGACGCCGGTGAGCGTGCGGTTCCCGAACTCGATCACGCCGTGGATCCCCATCTCGGGCGTGGGGACGATCGAATCGGCGGTGCACCGCGGCCAGGTGGGGCAGCCGAGCCCCGAACCGGTCAGCCGCACGGCCCCGCCGGTGCCGATGATGAGGACCTCGGCGACGAAGGACAGCCACGCGAAGACGCGGAGAGGACGACTCATGCCATCAGGCGCACGGCGCGGGCGAGTCGACACGGGCGCGGGCGCGGACATGCGGGGACCTCCTGGGTCGGATGCCGCCGGGCGCCCGGCGCGGGCCGGGGGGAAGGCGGAACCTGTAGAATCGAGGGGTTCGGTCGCGCGCCCTCGGGCGCAACCCCTTCTGAACAGTTTAGGCGTCCGGCGCGACGCCAGGAGCGGGCCGACCCCGCGGCATCCCTGCCGTTTCTCCCCGAGGCAGGGGGAATGTCAGAACGGAGACATCCGTTGGGGCCCCTAGAGGAGAGTGTGACGATGTCGGATGTACTGATCGATCGCCCGGAGCTCGAAGGCCTGGGGGTGTACGAATTCGGATGGCACGACACAGACGCCGCGGGAGCAAGCGCCCGTCGTGGCATCAGCGAGGCGG
The Microbacterium sp. SLBN-154 DNA segment above includes these coding regions:
- the secG gene encoding preprotein translocase subunit SecG, whose product is MQILEFVLQVLLGITSLLLTLLILLHKGRGGGLSDMFGGGMTSALGSSGLAERNLNRFTVVLALAWFASIVALGLITKFQGL
- a CDS encoding RNA polymerase-binding protein RbpA yields the protein MATGGNAIRGTRVGAGPMGEQDHGYHAERIAVSYWDALGNETVRYFAAGIPDEEIPETIDSPHSGLPAGRDRENPPAVAKTEPYKTHLAYVKERRTEEEADALLEDALNQLRERRGQ
- the pgl gene encoding 6-phosphogluconolactonase; this encodes MTDSSGEKRVVITSDAAALADSVAERFLTRVAKKSASRDVHVALTGGVSGAAVLRAAAAKALRYPIDWTRVHFWWSDERFVRRFHPERNERQSREALLNALPGAHVHAAPASDEGLDLDEAAAAYAAELARYGTSDHPQWPTFDISFLGVGPDGHIASLFPDRPEILVTDASVVAVRDSPKPPSQRLTFTRPVINSSQRVWLVLSGADKASALGLALAGASYPSVPAAGAKGTRRTVFFVDQAAAAQVPPELIDQDY
- a CDS encoding glucose-6-phosphate dehydrogenase assembly protein OpcA, which produces MIVDLPDTTVSKISRALVNVREEGGAVALGRVLTLIIVTRQGAQEDVIDVANAASREHPMRVIVVMTNGEDSPPRLDAQIRVGGDAGASEVVTLHALGEAGSTNLESLVTGLLLPDAPVVVWWPDDTPDIPSQTSIGKIAQRRITDAATKPDPSAWVASLGEKYRPGDTDLAWTRLTRWREQLAAILDQPPFETVTSITVRGASDSPSTALLAAWLRLALDVPVDWGYLPTAEWPHGIKSVTLVRESGDVVLERPSPAVALLTQPGQPQHDLAFPRRSLRECLAEELRRLDPDVLYGRVITEGWALLDPPTTQETHD
- the zwf gene encoding glucose-6-phosphate dehydrogenase; amino-acid sequence: MTDEIPGSSSGAAASGVEISRGSNPLRDPEDRRLNRIAGPSALVIFGVTGDLSRKKLMPAVYDLANRGLLPPGFALVGFARRDWEDQDFAQVVYDAVRANARTEFREETWAQLLEGIRFVSGEFGDADAFRRLRETVDQLDAERGTMGNHAFYLSIPPKDFPVVAEQLKASGLVDDTADRPERWRRVVIEKPFGHDLASAQALNDALRSAFPTDSIFRIDHYLGKETVQNILALRFANELYEPIWNRNYVDHVQITMAEDIGVGGRAGYYDGIGAARDVIQNHLLQLLALTAMEEPISFDAQHLRAEKEKVLAAVTLPEDLARSTARGQYAGGWQGGERVLGFLEEEGMNPESTTETYAAITLEVNTRRWAGVPFYLRTGKRLGRRVTEIAVVFKRAPELLFSRNQTSGLGQNALVIRVQPDEGVTIRFGSKVPGAGLQVRDVTMDFGYGHAFTEASPEAYERLILDVLLGDPPLFPRHEEVELSWRILDPIEQFWAAQEGPLEQYSPGSWGPESAEAMLARDGRTWRRP
- a CDS encoding glucose-6-phosphate isomerase; the protein is MSFDIHLSGRVKSVVDETLPGLVASLVASGITAGDASLWGPDAESEASKRLGWVQAVSVSRPLVAEITALRDELRSRGVTRVVLAGMGGSSLAPEVIAQTSGVPLVILDSTAPGQVLAALDGDSEAGGLSQTVLVVSSKSGSTVETDSAKRTFEAAFRDLGIDPTERIVIVTDPGSPLDQSGRAEGYRVFNADPEVGGRYSALTAFGLVPAGLAGVDIGELLDEAEATLLEVAVDSPENPALILAAAIAGGTPRRDKLGLVTDGTHIVGLPDWIEQLIAESTGKQGTGILPVVLLPVSPELDSRPDDLQIVRLVDEAGTFHLRERHEGEILVSGSLGAQFMVWEYATAIAGRMLGINPFDQPDVESAKTAARGLLDARPEPSAPAFTLDGVEVRVSDPALAASGTVAGVLDALWAQLPADGYVSIQAYVNRLDLPQLQGLRELVAADSGRPTTFGWGPRFLHSTGQYHKGGPATGVYLQILEQTDVDLEIPGRPFTFGQLIQAQAAGDASVLADGHGRPVVTLTLTDPQAEVLSLFEAAQ
- the tal gene encoding transaldolase; this translates as MTTPTARLVEEGVSIWLDDLSRQRIESGNLAGLIESRNVSGVTTNPTIFAGALAKGEDYEAQVTALSDDGADVDRTIFEITTDDVRSAADILRPVFDATDGVDGRVSIEVSPDLAHDTAATVAEAKKLWDRVDRPNVHIKIPATLAGLPAITEVLAEGISVNVTLIFSLERYAAVIDAYLSGIEKAREAGHDISAIHSVASFFVSRVDTEVDKRLESIGTDEARALKSRAGVANARLAYELYEREFATDRATALLEAGARVQRPLWASTGVKDPALPDTLYVTELVAPGTVNTMPEKTLEATFDHGEVTGDTVTGNYADAHAVFDQLKAVGVDFDDVTDVLEKEGVEKFIASWHELQGTVAAALEAAPASVEEAAQ